A genomic window from Fusarium verticillioides 7600 chromosome 5, whole genome shotgun sequence includes:
- a CDS encoding transketolase, translating into MARQGKARCWLRLSFRHSTSPSPSSSFFPPFLFLSSPPYNQILIYIFKMGYGEIDQKAINTIRVLAADATAHSNSGHPGAPMGMAPVAHVLFNKFLNFNPKNPDWLNRDRFVLSNGHGCMLQYALLHLFGYDLSIDDLKAFRSVDSRTPGHPEAHDTPGVEVTTGPLGQGISNAVGLAIAQAHTGAVFNKDGFPLVNNYTYTFLGDGCLMEGVSSEASSLAGHLQLGNLIAIWDDNKITIDGDTAVAFTEDVPKRYEAYGWHVVKVDDGDHDLAGIEAAIKEAQSVTDKPTLIQLRTTIGFGSKNQGTHGVHGSPLKADDIKQLKEKWGFNPDESFAVPQEVYDFYGKRSSEGAAREQEWNQLFAKYKEQYPKEHADLVRRMSGELPEGWEKSLPVYTPSDPAIASRKLSETVLSKVESVIPELFGGSADLTGSNLTRWKEAVDFQPKSTGLGDYSGRYVRYGVREHGMGAILNGLAAYGTILPYSGTFLNFVSYAAGSVRLSALSRVRTIWVATHDSIGLGEDGPTHQPIETLAHFRALPNCLVWRPADGNETSGAYYVCLTAKHSPSIIALSRQNLPQLEGSTIEKAAKGGYVLREVEGADITLVATGSEVSIAVDAAKYLQDNKGIKARIVSMPCFEAFDLQDKEYRLSVLPDGIPSLSIEVMSTMGWERYTHEQFGINRFGASGAYKDVYKKFEFTPEGIAKRAVATIDFWKDVPNIRSPINRAFQQII; encoded by the exons AtggcaaggcaaggcaaggcaaggtgCTGGCTCCGTTTATCTTTCCGTCATTCTACCTCaccctctccttcttcttctttttttcctcctttcctcttcctttcttctcctccatacAACCAAATACTCATATACATATTCAAAATGGGTTACGGCGAGATTGATCAGaaggccatcaacaccatccgtGTCCTTGCG GCCGATGCGACTGCTCACAGCAACTCGGGACACCCTGGTGCTCCCAT GGGAATGGCCCCCGTTGCCCACGTCCTGttcaacaagttcctcaacttcaaccccAAGAACCCCGACTGGTTGAACCGTGACCGCTTCGTCCTCTC CAACGGACACGGCTGCATGCTTCAGTATGCTCTCCTCCACCTTTTCGGCTACgatctcagcatcgatgaCTTGAAGGCTTTCCGA TCCGTTGACAGCCGCACTCCCGGTCACCCCGAGGCTCACGATACTCCCGGTGTTGAGGTCACCACTGGTCCCCTCGGCCAGGGTATCTCCAACGCTGTTGGTCTGGCCATTGCCCAGGCTCATACCGGAgctgtcttcaacaaggACGGTTTCCCTCTTGTCAACAACTACACTTACACTTTCCTCGGCGATGGCTGCTTGATGGAGGGTGTCTCCAGCGAGGCTTCCTCTCTGGCTGGTCACCTCCAGCTTGGCAACCTTATTGCCATCTGGGAcgacaacaagatcaccatTGACGGCGACACTGCTGTGGCCTTCACTGAGGATGTCCCCAAGCGATACGAGGCCTATGGCTGGCACGtcgtcaaggtcgacgaCGGTGACCACGATCTTGCCGGCATCGAGGCTGCCATCAAGGAGGCTCAATCCGTCACTGACAAGCCTACCCTCATTCAGCTCCGAACCACCATTGGTTTCGGTTCCAAGAACCAGGGCACCCACGGTGTCCATGGCTCTCCCCTCAAGGCCGACGATatcaaacagctcaaggagaagtggGGCTTCAACCCTGACGAGAGCTTCGCCGTTCCCCAGGAGGTCTATGACTTCTACGGCAAGCGATCTTCTGAAGGTGCCGCTCGCGAGCAGGAGTGGAACCAGCTCTTTGCCAAGTACAAGGAGCAGTACCCCAAGGAGCACGCTGACCTCGTCCGCCGCATGTCTGGCGAGCTTCCCGAGGGCTGGGAGAAGAGCCTCCCCGTCTACACCCCCTCTGACCCTGCCATTGCCTCGCGAAAGCTCTCCGAGACCGTCCTCAGCAAGGTCGAGAGCGTCATTCCCGAGCTCTTCGGTGGTTCCGCCGATTTGACTGGCTCTAACCTGACCCGATGGAAGGAGGCTGTCGACTTCCAGCCCAAGTCCACTGGTCTCGGTGACTACTCTGGCCGATATGTCCGCTACGGTGTCCGTGAGCACGGTATGGGTGCCATTCTCAACGGTCTCGCTGCCTACGGCACCATCCTGCCCTACTCCGGTACTTTCTTGAACTTCGTCTCATACGCTGCCGGTTCCGTCCGTCTGTCCGCTCTCTCGCGTGTTCGCACCATCTGGGTTGCCACCCACGACTCTATTGGTCTTGGTGAGGATGGTCCTACTCACCAGCCTATTGAGACGCTCGCTCACTTCCGCGCCCTCCCCAACTGCCTCGTCTGGCGACCTGCCGACGGTAATGAGACCAGCGGGGCTTACTACGTCTGCTTGACCGCCAAGCACTCTCCTAGCATCATTGCCCTATCCCGACAGAACCTTCCTCAACTCGAGGGTTCTACTATCGAAAAGGCCGCCAAGGGTGGTTATGTCCTGCGTGAGGTCGAGGGTGCCGACATCACCCTGGTTGCCACCGGCTCCGAGGTTTCCATTGCTGTCGATGCTGCCAAGTATCTCCAGGATaacaagggcatcaaggCCCGCATCGTCTCCATGCCCTGCTTCGAGGCTTTCGACCTCCAGGACAAGGAGTACCGCTTGTCCGTCCTTCCTGACGGCATTCCTTCTCTGTCCATTGAAGTCATGAGCACTATGGGCTGGGAGCGTTACACTCACGAGCAGTTCGGTATCAACCGATTCGGTGCTTCTGGTGCCTACAAGGATGTCTACAAG AAGTTCGAGTTCACCCCTGAGGGCATTGCCAAGCGCGCCGTCGCTACCATCGACTTCTGGAAGGACGTCCCCAACATTCGATCCCCTATCAACCGTGCTTTCCAGCAGATCATCTAG